From Rhodospirillales bacterium, the proteins below share one genomic window:
- a CDS encoding sulfite exporter TauE/SafE family protein codes for MLTDNLPWFLIIAIAAGLVRGLTGFGGAMVMTLPLAWLLPPGEAISVVLLMESIAAAPLLRRAYAHCSGKTLVPICAFAAVFLPFGVLAQSRMDPDAIRTGIALLVLVFSVLLMFGAGIRNTPPRWVSGAVGSLSGFLMGSTAIGGPIVVIYLMALKDPPEVSRSNLMIYITFIASFGLLILVLNGLVGRSGLYLMLLMTPIYLVGGFGGERLARTLPVNALRRFTLSFLALSGLASLFF; via the coding sequence ATGCTGACGGATAATTTGCCATGGTTCTTGATCATCGCGATTGCGGCTGGGCTTGTGCGGGGACTGACGGGTTTCGGCGGCGCCATGGTTATGACTCTTCCCCTGGCGTGGCTGCTCCCGCCCGGGGAAGCCATATCCGTCGTGCTGTTGATGGAGAGCATCGCCGCCGCGCCGCTGCTTCGCCGCGCATACGCCCATTGCTCGGGAAAGACATTAGTGCCCATTTGCGCGTTCGCCGCCGTTTTTCTGCCCTTCGGCGTTCTGGCTCAATCGCGGATGGATCCCGATGCCATCCGGACGGGAATCGCGTTGCTGGTTCTGGTCTTTTCCGTGTTGTTGATGTTCGGCGCCGGAATTCGGAACACACCGCCGCGCTGGGTTTCCGGCGCGGTGGGAAGTTTGAGCGGATTTCTGATGGGCTCGACCGCGATCGGCGGCCCCATTGTTGTCATTTACCTCATGGCGTTGAAAGATCCGCCCGAGGTCTCGCGCTCGAATCTCATGATCTACATTACGTTCATCGCCAGCTTCGGGCTTTTGATTCTGGTTTTGAACGGGCTCGTCGGCCGGTCGGGACTTTATCTGATGCTGCTGATGACGCCGATTTATCTGGTTGGCGGATTCGGCGGCGAACGCTTGGCCCGCACCTTGCCGGTGAATGCGCTGCGCCGCTTCACGCTTTCGTTTCTCGCCCTTTCGGGGCTGGCGTCCCTTTTTTTCTGA
- a CDS encoding zinc-binding dehydrogenase yields the protein MKALVYTAPNEVHLLDRSYPDLAEGEAIVRIEAVGICGSDMHAFRGHDPRRKPGLVLGHEFSGVVAESADKTLRSGTRVTGNPLIVCGRCEYCRQGRDNLCAHRTMVGMTRPGAFAEYMSIPAAALIPIPDDLDLTKAALTEPAATALHAVNLSVRQLAKPLADCRVLILGGGAIGLLSTLLLKGRGVTRLDVAEVNSERRMRLQAVSGYPAHDPRETPPAESSADYVIDAVGSAATRKAALHAVRPGGVVMHIGLQDWASEIDMRKLTLAEIALLGTYTYSTADLRETVRALAGGDFGDLSWIETRPLSEGPAAFADLHHARVSSAKIVLLPHAADPRIGAASAC from the coding sequence ATGAAAGCCTTAGTCTACACCGCCCCCAACGAGGTCCATCTGCTCGATCGGTCGTATCCCGATCTGGCGGAGGGCGAGGCGATCGTCCGTATCGAAGCGGTCGGCATCTGCGGATCGGACATGCACGCGTTTCGCGGTCACGATCCGCGCCGAAAGCCCGGTCTCGTGCTGGGGCACGAATTTTCGGGGGTTGTCGCGGAATCGGCGGACAAAACCTTGAGGTCCGGCACGCGCGTGACCGGCAATCCCCTGATCGTGTGCGGACGATGCGAATATTGCCGGCAGGGACGGGACAATCTTTGCGCCCACCGCACCATGGTCGGCATGACCCGGCCGGGTGCTTTCGCCGAATACATGAGCATTCCGGCGGCGGCATTGATTCCGATCCCGGACGATCTCGATCTGACCAAGGCCGCGTTGACGGAACCGGCGGCGACGGCGCTGCACGCGGTCAATCTTTCCGTTCGCCAACTGGCGAAACCGCTCGCCGATTGCCGCGTCTTGATTCTGGGGGGCGGCGCGATCGGGCTTTTGAGCACGCTGCTCTTGAAAGGCCGCGGCGTCACGCGCCTCGACGTCGCCGAGGTCAATTCGGAAAGGCGGATGCGATTGCAAGCCGTCAGCGGGTATCCCGCCCACGATCCACGGGAAACGCCGCCGGCCGAGTCGAGCGCGGACTATGTGATCGACGCGGTCGGATCGGCGGCGACGCGCAAGGCGGCGCTTCATGCGGTCCGTCCGGGCGGAGTGGTCATGCACATCGGGCTGCAGGATTGGGCCAGCGAAATCGATATGCGCAAGCTGACGTTGGCCGAAATCGCCCTTCTCGGCACCTACACCTACTCGACGGCGGATTTGCGCGAAACGGTAAGGGCGCTCGCCGGCGGCGACTTCGGCGACCTTTCGTGGATCGAAACCCGACCGCTGTCCGAAGGACCGGCGGCCTTCGCGGATTTGCATCACGCGCGGGTTTCGTCGGCGAAGATCGTTCTTCTTCCGCACGCGGCCGACCCCCGAATAGGCGCGGCTTCGGCATGCTGA
- a CDS encoding TRAP transporter substrate-binding protein: MKAICAIVVGAGLMAAPDVADAQSRTVKIRVQSVIPTSADEVTMLKDFAKDVADLTNNTVQFEVLPAGAVVAVADTLDAVDKGLIEGGFAWTHYWSGKHPAATLFGSPAAGSGVGMDNFAWLSWFLYGGGQALYDELWKEMKVNVKGFMLQPVGPEALGWFKNPITSMDDFRKLRFRTPPGIPGQIYKDIGVASVAMGGGDILPALEKGVIDAAEWCCPKPDMTFGFQKVLKNYYLEGLHQVVVNADLYLNGDLWKKLTPGQQKAIEVAANASLTKSVAYRIHENGKALQELTTKHGVILRDTPPEYFKLYGEAALKNFEKNAKENAFFKKVWDSQKAFADTAIPFWARAQKSNAALGTAYADVLAKEKK, from the coding sequence TTGAAAGCGATATGTGCGATTGTGGTGGGAGCCGGCCTGATGGCGGCTCCGGACGTTGCCGACGCGCAAAGCAGAACGGTCAAGATCCGCGTTCAATCCGTCATTCCGACGTCGGCCGACGAAGTGACCATGCTGAAGGACTTCGCTAAGGATGTCGCCGATCTGACCAACAATACGGTTCAATTCGAGGTTCTGCCGGCGGGCGCGGTCGTGGCCGTCGCCGATACCCTGGACGCGGTCGACAAGGGCCTGATCGAGGGCGGCTTCGCCTGGACTCATTATTGGTCGGGCAAGCACCCGGCGGCGACTTTGTTCGGCTCGCCAGCCGCGGGGTCCGGCGTCGGTATGGACAATTTCGCCTGGCTGTCGTGGTTCCTCTACGGCGGCGGTCAGGCGCTTTACGACGAGTTGTGGAAGGAAATGAAGGTCAACGTGAAGGGATTCATGCTCCAGCCGGTCGGGCCCGAGGCGCTCGGCTGGTTCAAGAATCCGATCACCAGCATGGACGATTTCCGCAAGCTCCGCTTCCGCACGCCGCCGGGCATTCCGGGCCAGATCTATAAGGATATTGGCGTCGCTTCGGTGGCGATGGGCGGTGGCGACATCCTGCCGGCTCTGGAGAAGGGCGTCATCGATGCGGCCGAATGGTGCTGCCCCAAGCCCGACATGACCTTCGGATTCCAAAAGGTTCTCAAGAACTACTATCTTGAGGGCCTTCATCAGGTGGTCGTGAATGCCGACCTCTATCTCAACGGCGATCTCTGGAAGAAATTGACACCCGGCCAGCAGAAGGCCATCGAAGTGGCGGCCAACGCGTCGCTGACCAAATCGGTTGCCTATCGCATTCACGAAAACGGCAAGGCCCTGCAGGAACTGACGACCAAGCATGGCGTGATTCTGCGCGACACGCCGCCCGAGTACTTCAAGCTCTACGGCGAAGCGGCACTGAAGAACTTCGAGAAGAACGCGAAAGAAAACGCTTTCTTCAAGAAAGTTTGGGACAGCCAAAAGGCGTTCGCCGATACGGCCATTCCGTTCTGGGCGCGCGCCCAGAAATCGAATGCCGCACTCGGCACCGCCTACGCCGACGTACTGGCCAAAGAGAAAAAATAA
- a CDS encoding SDR family oxidoreductase, with amino-acid sequence MSGQSFLQRCFSLDGRRAFVTGGNSGIGAAMALALGLAGACVIIAGRREKENREAAARLKQAGIEADSFVCDLSNQDALPDIGRTVAGRWPDVEILVNAAGVNLREPFAKVTPETWQTHIALHLSAPFFLTQALAPAMAARGRGRIINLASLQSYRAFENGASYGTAKGGIVQLTRAIAQEWSSRGITCNAIGPGIFPTPLTDPVFKNETLAARHAAQTAIGRNGRDEDLYGVTVFLASDASAYITGQVIMVDGGYTAK; translated from the coding sequence ATGAGCGGACAATCCTTCCTGCAACGCTGTTTTTCGCTCGACGGTCGCCGCGCCTTCGTTACCGGGGGCAATTCCGGTATTGGTGCGGCGATGGCGCTGGCCCTGGGGCTGGCGGGCGCCTGTGTCATCATCGCGGGGCGGCGGGAAAAGGAAAATCGCGAAGCCGCTGCGCGCCTCAAGCAAGCCGGAATCGAGGCCGACTCTTTCGTTTGTGATCTGTCGAACCAGGACGCACTGCCGGACATCGGGCGGACCGTCGCCGGACGATGGCCGGATGTCGAAATTCTCGTCAACGCGGCGGGGGTCAACCTGCGCGAGCCTTTTGCCAAGGTCACGCCCGAAACCTGGCAGACCCACATCGCGCTTCATCTTTCGGCGCCGTTCTTCCTGACCCAGGCGTTGGCGCCCGCGATGGCGGCGCGCGGCCGGGGGCGGATCATCAATCTGGCGTCGCTGCAATCCTACCGGGCGTTCGAAAACGGCGCTTCCTACGGCACAGCCAAGGGCGGCATCGTGCAACTCACCCGGGCGATCGCCCAGGAGTGGTCTTCGCGCGGGATCACCTGCAACGCCATCGGGCCCGGTATTTTCCCGACGCCGCTGACCGATCCGGTTTTCAAGAACGAAACCTTGGCTGCCCGTCATGCCGCGCAAACGGCCATCGGCCGAAACGGCCGGGATGAAGATCTTTACGGCGTCACCGTGTTCCTGGCCAGCGATGCCTCCGCCTACATCACTGGACAGGTGATCATGGTGGACGGCGGATACACGGCGAAGTGA